From Oryza sativa Japonica Group chromosome 4, ASM3414082v1, one genomic window encodes:
- the LOC9267486 gene encoding dof zinc finger protein 1 encodes MDAAHWHQGLGLVKPMEEMLMAANAAAGANPNPAATAPSSVTGGALRGGGGGGAPPVAGGAGAGSTERRARPQKEKALNCPRCNSTNTKFCYYNNYSLQQPRYFCKTCRRYWTEGGSLRNVPVGGGSRKNKRSSSSAASASPASASTANSVVTSASMSMSMASTGGGASKNPKLVHEGAQDLNLAFPHHGGLQAPGEFPAFPSLESSSVCNPGGPMGTNGRGGGALSAMELLRSTGCYMPLQVPMQMPAEYATPGFALGEFRAPPPPPQSSQSLLGFSLDAHGSVGGPSAAGFGSSAGLQGVPESTGRLLFPFEDLKPTVSSGTGGGGASGGGAGVDGGHQFDHGKEQQAGGGGGGPGGHDTPGFWNGMIGGGSGTSW; translated from the exons ATGGATGCAGCCCACTGGCACCAG GGGCTAGGGCTGGTGAAGCCCATGGAGGAGATGCTGATGGCAGCgaacgcggccgccggcgcgaaTCCGaatccggcggcgacggcgccgtcgtcggtgaCTGGGGGCGCActgaggggcggcggcggcggcggcgcgccgccggtggCAGGTGGCGCGGGGGCGGGTAGCACGGAGCGGCGGGCGCGGCCGCAGAAGGAGAAGGCGCTCAACTGCCCGCGGTGCAACTCGACGAACACCAAGTTCTGCTACTACAACAACTACAGCCTCCAGCAGCCGCGCTACTTCTGCAAGACGTGCCGGCGCTACTGGACGGAGGGCGGCTCGCTCCGCAACgtccccgtcggcggcggctcgcgcaAGAACaagcgctcgtcgtcgtcggcggcatcGGCGTCGCCCGCGTCCGCCTCCACGGCGAATTCCGTCGTCACGAGCGCGtccatgtccatgtccatgGCCAGCACGGGCGGCGGGGCGTCCAAGAACCCGAAGCTGGTCCACGAGGGCGCGCAGGACTTGAACCTGGCGTTCCCGCACCACGGCGGGCTGCAGGCGCCGGGGGAGTTCCCGGCGTTCCCGAGCCTGGAGAGCAGCAGCGTGTGCAACCCCGGTGGCCCAATGGGGACCAacggccggggcggcggcgcgctctccGCGATGGAGCTGCTCCGAAGCACCGGCTGCTACATGCCGCTGCAGGTGCCGATGCAGATGCCAGCGGAGTACGCCACGCCGGGGTTCGCGCTCGGTGAgttccgcgcgccgccgccgccgccacagtcGTCCCAGAGCTTGCTCGGGTTCTCGTTGGACGCGCACGGCTCGGTGGGCGGGCCATCCGCCGCGGGGTTCGGCTCCAGCGCGGGGTTGCAAGGCGTGCCGGAGAGCACGGGCAGGTTGCTGTTCCCGTTCGAGGACTTGAAGCCGACGGTCAGCTCTGGCactggcggtggaggcgcaagcggcggcggcgccggcgtagACGGCGGCCATCAGTTTGATCACGGCAAGGAGCAGCaggccggtggcggaggcggcggcccagGCGGGCACGACACGCCGGGGTTCTGGAACGGCATgatcggcggcggcagtggcactTCTTGgtaa
- the LOC9267486 gene encoding dof zinc finger protein 1 isoform X1, translating into MEEMLMAANAAAGANPNPAATAPSSVTGGALRGGGGGGAPPVAGGAGAGSTERRARPQKEKALNCPRCNSTNTKFCYYNNYSLQQPRYFCKTCRRYWTEGGSLRNVPVGGGSRKNKRSSSSAASASPASASTANSVVTSASMSMSMASTGGGASKNPKLVHEGAQDLNLAFPHHGGLQAPGEFPAFPSLESSSVCNPGGPMGTNGRGGGALSAMELLRSTGCYMPLQVPMQMPAEYATPGFALGEFRAPPPPPQSSQSLLGFSLDAHGSVGGPSAAGFGSSAGLQGVPESTGRLLFPFEDLKPTVSSGTGGGGASGGGAGVDGGHQFDHGKEQQAGGGGGGPGGHDTPGFWNGMIGGGSGTSW; encoded by the coding sequence ATGGAGGAGATGCTGATGGCAGCgaacgcggccgccggcgcgaaTCCGaatccggcggcgacggcgccgtcgtcggtgaCTGGGGGCGCActgaggggcggcggcggcggcggcgcgccgccggtggCAGGTGGCGCGGGGGCGGGTAGCACGGAGCGGCGGGCGCGGCCGCAGAAGGAGAAGGCGCTCAACTGCCCGCGGTGCAACTCGACGAACACCAAGTTCTGCTACTACAACAACTACAGCCTCCAGCAGCCGCGCTACTTCTGCAAGACGTGCCGGCGCTACTGGACGGAGGGCGGCTCGCTCCGCAACgtccccgtcggcggcggctcgcgcaAGAACaagcgctcgtcgtcgtcggcggcatcGGCGTCGCCCGCGTCCGCCTCCACGGCGAATTCCGTCGTCACGAGCGCGtccatgtccatgtccatgGCCAGCACGGGCGGCGGGGCGTCCAAGAACCCGAAGCTGGTCCACGAGGGCGCGCAGGACTTGAACCTGGCGTTCCCGCACCACGGCGGGCTGCAGGCGCCGGGGGAGTTCCCGGCGTTCCCGAGCCTGGAGAGCAGCAGCGTGTGCAACCCCGGTGGCCCAATGGGGACCAacggccggggcggcggcgcgctctccGCGATGGAGCTGCTCCGAAGCACCGGCTGCTACATGCCGCTGCAGGTGCCGATGCAGATGCCAGCGGAGTACGCCACGCCGGGGTTCGCGCTCGGTGAgttccgcgcgccgccgccgccgccacagtcGTCCCAGAGCTTGCTCGGGTTCTCGTTGGACGCGCACGGCTCGGTGGGCGGGCCATCCGCCGCGGGGTTCGGCTCCAGCGCGGGGTTGCAAGGCGTGCCGGAGAGCACGGGCAGGTTGCTGTTCCCGTTCGAGGACTTGAAGCCGACGGTCAGCTCTGGCactggcggtggaggcgcaagcggcggcggcgccggcgtagACGGCGGCCATCAGTTTGATCACGGCAAGGAGCAGCaggccggtggcggaggcggcggcccagGCGGGCACGACACGCCGGGGTTCTGGAACGGCATgatcggcggcggcagtggcactTCTTGgtaa